ACTGGCGGCGGGACCAGCGGACTGGTTCAATTCTGGAGTGGGTATCGATTCGTTCATAGCGGGAATTGTAACGCGGCTAGCAGCCGTTCGTCGCCTGAGCCGGTGAGAGTAACGTCGCTAAATCCAAGCGCATGTGCAGTTTCGGCAATACGGGCATGTGGCACAAGGAGATGCTGCTGTTGGATTTTTGCAACACCGCTGCCGCTTTCGACCTGCCGCACCAGCTCCAGCAGATGCCGCAGCGCCTCCGAACTGGTGATTATCCAGTCATTCCGGCTGTCCAGCAATTGCTGCAGCCGGGTTGCCAGCGCCTGGTCCAGCTGCGGCGCCTGGCGTCGATAGGCGGCAATCGCCTGCACCTGGATGCCGGCCGCCAGCAAGGCATCGGCAAAAAATTCGCGGCCGCTTTCGCCGCGCACCAGCAGCACTTTGGCGCCGCGCAAGGCGTCCAGGTCGAGCGCCTGCAGCAAGCCTTCCGAATCCGTGCGGGCCGGATCGGGCGGACTGAAGATAGTGGCGTTTTGCGCAGTCAGGCCGTACTGCGCCAGCGCTGCCCGGCTGCCCTCGCCGACGATGCCGATCGCCACCTGCCGCGGCCAGCTGGACACATGGCGCATGGCGGCGTCGATCGCGTTCGGACTGACGAACACCGCCAAGGCGTAGTCGTCGAGCCGCGCCAGCACCGCCTGCAAAGGCGCGCTGTCGCGCAAAGGCAGGATTTCCAGCAAGGGGAAGACAATAGGCTGGCGGCCGCGCGCCGCAATCTGTTGCGCCAGCGCCGTAGCTTGCGCCGCCGGCCTGGTGATGATGATGGGAGATGGGCTAGGCGACATAGATACTAGATGGCTGGCCGCACTGCTTGCGGGAATGGCATGTGGCGCACTAGGCCTCCCGGCAAAGCGCGAGAATTGCCGCCGCACCCTGCGCCGCCAACTCCTCGGCAATTTTTCCGCCCAGCGCCTGCGCTGCATCGGCCGCGCCGCTGGCGTCGGCGGTCACCACATGTTTGCCGTCCGGGGTGCCGATCATGGCGCGCAAGCGCATCTGGCCGCCATCTATGGTGGCGAAGGCTGCCAGCGGAATCTGGCAGCTGCCGCCGAAAGCACGCGACAAGGTACGCTCCGCTGTCACCGCCTGCGCGGTCGGCAAATGGTTCAAGGGCGCCAGGATGTGCTGCAGATCGGCGCGGTCCTCACAAATTTCAATCGCCATCGCGCCCTGCCCCGGCGCCGGCAAGCTCTGTTCCGGCTCGATCAGCGCCTTGATCCGGTCCGCCAGACCCAGCCGTTTCAGGCCGGCGGCGGCCAGGATGATGGCGGCGTACTCGCCGCGATCGAGCTTGGCTAGCCGGGTGTCGAGGTTGCCGCGCAAGGGCTTGATCTGCAAATGCGGAAAGCGCGCGGCGATCAGCGACTGGCGGCGCAGGCTGCTGGTGCCGACCACGGCGCCGGCCGGCAACTGTTCCAGTCCGGCGTAGTCATTGGAAACGAAAGCATCGCGCGGATCTTCCCGCTCCAGCACGGCCGCCAGCGCAAAGCCGGGCGGCAGATCCATCGGCATGTCTTTCAGCGAATGCACCGCCAGGTCGGCGCGGCCTTCCGCCATCGCCACTTCCAGCTCCTTCACAAACAGGCCCTTGCCGCCCACCTTGGACAAGGTGCGGTCAAGAATTTGATCGCCGCGGGTGGTCATGCCGAGGATTTCTATATTACAGTCTGGATATAATGCAGATAAGCGCGCACGCACGTGTTCCGCTTGCCACATGGCGAGACGGCTTTCACGCGATGCAATGATCAACTTGGAGGGGGAGGATATTTTCGACACAGGTTCTTTCAGGTATTAGCCATGCATCTTGATGCAGCAGACGTCGCCGGACAGAGTTATCTGACCGCTAACAAGCCATATCAAAAACGCCCAACGAAATGCATTGTTTCCACTGCGGATTTTAACATGCGCTCCCTGTAGCCTCAGTTGTACATCCTATATCGGAATAGTTATATCGCAAGCGTTTGACCCCTTAGCAACTGTTACACGCCCTTCGTCCCTCACCCCAGAAAAGCTGATTGCACTCGTTATTATGGCAAAACAATTGAATTCTGCTGTCCAGGTAAAAAAATCCCCTCCCAACAAAGATGCGCCGCTCAAGGAAGATATCCGTCTGCTGGGCCGCTTGCTGGGCGACGTGCTGCGCGAACAAGAGGGCGATGCGGTATTTGAAGTAGTAGAAACCATCCGCCAGACGGCCGTGCGTTTCCGCCGCGAGTCGGACCCGCAAGCCGGCGCCGATCTCGACAAGCTGCTAAAAAAACTCACCCGCGACCAGACCAATTCGGTGGTGCGGGCATTTTCCTATTTTTCGCACCTGGCGAATATCGCCGAAGACCAGCATCACAACCGCCGCCGCCGCGCCCACCTGCTGGCCGGCTCGGCCGCGCAAGCCGGCAGCGTCGCCCATGCCTTGAGCAAACTGGATGACGCCGGCGTTTCCGGCGCCACCGTGCGCAACTTCCTCAAGGATGCGCTGATTTCACCGGTGCTGACCGCCCATCCGACCGAAGTGCAGCGCAAGAGCATCCTCGACGCCGAACGCGAAATCGCCCGCCTGCTTGCCGAGCGCGACCGTCCGCTGACCGCCAAGGAACTGCGCGATAATACTGAACTGCTGCGCGGCCGCATCGCCACCCTCTGGCAGACCCGTATGCTGCGCTACACCAAGCTGACCGTGGCCGATGAAATCGAAAACGCCCTGTCCTATTACCGCATCACCTTCCTGCGCGAACTGCCGGCGCTGTACGACGACATCGAAGGCGAAATCGCCACCCAGTTCCCGACCCGCGGCCGCCAGGGCAGCACCGAACTGGCGCCGTTCGTGCAGATGGGCAGCTGGATCGGCGGCGACCGCGACGGCAATCCGAACGTCAACGCTGGCACCATGCAGCGCGCGCTGACGCGGCAATCGACCACCATTTTCGATTTCTACCTGGAAGAAGTGCACGCCCTCGGCGCCGAACTATCGGTCTCGACCTTGATGGTTAGCGTCAACCAGGAATTGCTGGCGCTGGCGGAAAATTCGCCGGACACCTCGGACCATCGTGCCGACGAACCCTATCGCCGCGCTCTGATCGGGATTTACGCGCGGCTGGCCTCGACCGCGCGCGAACTGGGCGCCACCAACATCTTGCGCCAGGAAGTCGGCGCCGCGGCCCACTATATGGCGCCGCAGGAATTCACCCGCGAATTGCAGATCGTCGAAGACTCGCTGCGCGCCCACCATGGCAGCGCCCTGATCAAGCCGCGGCTGGCGACGCTCAAGCGCGCCTCCGAGATTTTCGGCTTCCACCTGGCCTCGCTCGACATGCGCCAGAGTTCCGATGTGCATGAACGGGTGCTGACCGAGCTGTTCGCGCAGGCGCAGGTGGAAGGCGCCTACGACAAGCTGAGCGAAGAACAGAAGATCGACCTGCTGTTGGCCGAACTGGCCAAGCCGCGCCTGCTGTACTCGCCGTATATCGATTACTCCGACGAGACCGTTTCGGAGTTATCGATCCTGCGCGCGGCAGGCGAGATGCGCAAGCGCTACGGCGCGCGCTCGATCCGCAACTACATCATCTCGCATACCGAAACCGTGTCGGACCTGCTGGAAGTGTTACTGCTGCAGCAGGAAACCGGCTTGCTGCGTCCTGAAGGCAAGGACAAGGCGAGCAAGGATGGCAAGGATAGCGGCACGCTGGAAGTGATGGTGATCCCGCTGTTTGAAACCATTCCCGACCTGCGCCGCGCGGCTGCGATCATGGAACAGTTCATGGCGCTGCCACCGGTGGCGCGCCTGATCGCCAAGCAAGGCAAGCTGCAGGAAGTGATGCTGGGCTATTCCGATTCCAACAAGGACGGCGGCTTCCTCACCTCCAACTGGGAACTGTACAAGGCCGAGATCCAGCTGGTGCGCGTGTTCGACCAGGCCGGCGTCAAGCTGCGCCTGTTCCATGGCCGCGGCGGCACCGTCGGCCGCGGCGGCGGCCCAAGCTACCAGGCGATCCTGGCGCAGCCGCCAGGCACCGTCAACGGCCAGATCCGCCTGACCGAACAAGGCGAAATCATCGCTTCCAAATTCTCCAATCCGGAAATCGGCCGCCGCAACCTGGAGCTGCTGGTGGCGGCGACGCTGGAAGCCAGCCTGATGCCGAACACCGCCGACAGCAAGCAGATGAAAAAGCTGGGCGAGTTTGAAGAACTGATGGATGGCTTGTCGGAACGCGCCTACCAGTCGTACCGCAACCTGGTGTATGAAACCCCGGGCTTCACCGACTACTTCTTCGCCGCCACGCCGATCGCCGAAATCGCCGAACTGAATATCGGTTCGCGCCCTGCTTCGCGTAAATCGACGCGCCGCATCGAAGACCTGCGGGCGATTCCATGGGGCTTTTCCTGGGGCCAGTGCCGCTTGCTGCTGCCGGGCTGGTACGGCTTCGGCAGCGCCATCGAAAGCTGGCTGGACGAAGATAACGACAGCGGCAAAGACGCCAAGCTGAAAAGCCAGAAACTGGCGACCCTGCGCGTGATGTACAAGGAATGGCCGTTCTTCGCCACCCTGCTGTCGAACATGGATATGGTGTTGTCGAAAACCGACCTGGCGGTGGCCTCGCGCTACGCCGGGCTGGTCACCGACCGCAAGCTGCGCAACAGCATCTTCAAGCGCATCGTCGATGAACATGAGCGCACCAGCAGCATCCTGTCGGCCATCACCGGCGCCAAGGACCGCCTGTCCGGCAATCCGCTGCTGGCGCGTTCGATCAAGAACCGCTTCGCCTATCTCGATCCGCTGAATCACTTGCAGGTCGAGCTGATCAAGCGCCACCGCAGCGTGACCGCTGCTGGCCGCACGACAGAAGAGCGGGTCAAGCGCGGCATCCACTTGAGCATCAACGGGATTGCTGCGGGCTTGCGCAATACCGGCTGACCACGGTTAGCTGGAAGCGGCGGGCGGCTCAACGTCGGGATCGGTCGCTTTGACCGGCTCGGCGTCGAGCGCCGCGCGCAAGCGCGGCAGGCTCTCCGGATAGCGCCGGGCGATGAAAGCGATCATCTCTTCACGAATGGCGCAGCGCAAGTCGAAGGCCGCGCCAGAATCCTTCGCGCTGACCAGCAAGCGTAACTGCATGGCGCGCTCGCTGGCGTCGGTCACGTGCAGCACGCAAACTCGGCCATCCCACAATAGCGATTGTTTGCATATGCGCTCGAATTCGGCGCGCACGGCGGGCACCGGGACAGCGAAATCCAGCCACAGGAAAACCGTGCCGAGGATGGTCGAGGATTTATGCGTCCAGTTTTCAAACGGGTTTTCTATAAACCATTGCAAAGGCACGATCAGGCGCCTTTCATCCCAGATCCGCACCACCACGAAGCTGCCGGTGATTTCTTCGACCCGCCCCCACTCGCCTTTGACGATCAAGACATCGTCGATGCAGATCGGCTGCGAAAACGCAATCTGCATGCCGGCAATGAAATTCCCCAGCACCGGCCGCGCCGCGATGCCGGCGACCAGGCCCGCTATCCCGGCGGAGGCCAGCAAGCTGGCGCCGAACTGACGGGCGCCGGGCAAGGTCAGTAAAACGAAGCTCAAGCCGAGCAGGCCGGTAATGAAGTAGGCGCTACGCGTCAGCACCCTGGTCTGGGTCACGATACGGCGGGCTTTCAGGTTATCGGCGGCACTGACGGGGTTGAGCTGGACCACGGTGGCGCTTAACGCCCGGATGCAGCGCATCGCCAGCCAGGTCAAGGCGGCGATCAGCGCTACCGAGGTCAGATAGGACAGCGGCAGCAGCCACGGAGTCTCGTCCGGCGCCCCGGTCAGCACCAGGCGGACCGCGAACAGGATCAGGCACGCCTGGCTGGCGCGATAAGCGATAAAACTGGCATTCGTGAGGTAGGGACGGTTCCGGCCCATCCGCCGCAGCAGCATGATACCCACACGATGCAGCACGCCGGCCAGCAGCGCCGCTAACAAGGCAGCGCCAAGCACATAAAGGCCGGCTTCCAGGTATTGCAACTCGGGAAAAATGCTCAGATTCATCCAGGGACTCCATTATTTGATCGAATCCGGCATCCCCGCTACTCACGGCCGGCGTCGGACTAGAGTTTTTTCTGCAGCAGCATTGCCTTGCCCATGGCCGGATCCAGTTCATAAGCGGCAAACCCGGTCGACTTATAGAGCGCCTGGGCACGCTGGTTGCCTTCCAATACCTCCAGGGTGATCTTGCAGCAGCCCAGTCCGAGCGCTACCTGCTCAACCTGCGCGATCAGCTGCTTCGAAATCCCGCGGCCGCGAAATTTCTCCGCAACCGCCAGATCGTGGATATTCAGCAGCGGCTGACAGGCAAAAGTCGAGAATCCCTCAATGCAGATCGCCACTCCCGCCGGCTCGTCGCCGGCAAAGGCCAGCACCACATGGACATCGTTTCTTTTGCCGAGGGTGGCGACCAGGTTGCTTTTGACGAAATTGGTGAGTTGCTGGCCGCCGCCCATGGCGTCCATTGCATAACCGTTCAACAGCTCCACAATTGCAGTGGCATGGCGCGCATTGGCGAAATCGGCGTTCACTATCTGAGTCATGTTCTTGATCCTGGTTCAGTATTGATGAATGTTTCTGATTTTATATCAATGCCGGCAATCCCCGGCAGGTGCCAAAAAAGCGCAGCTACTCCCTGTTTTAGTGACAATTATCGACAGCGCTTACCAATTTGGTGAGCTGATACATCAATCTTGTATATCAGATTGGTGCATCAGTCTCAAATATCACCTGGCATACGACTTGCTGGTAGTCCGGCATGACCGCCACCGCCAAATCCTCCACCCAGATCGCCGAACGGATCACCGAAGCGATGCTGGCGCGCAAACTTGCGCCCGGCACCCGTCTGGGCGAGCAGCAGCTGGCGGAATTGTTTGGCGTCAGCCGCACCCAGATCCGCGAAGCGCTGACGCGGCTGGTGACGCGCGGGATCGTTACGGTCAGCGCGCGCCGCGGCTGGTATGTGATCGAACCGACGCCGGAAGATGCGCGCGCCGCTTTTGAAGCACGGCGGGTGCTGGAACTGGGCCTGCTGCGCCATGCGCGGCCGATCAGCTCGGAAGCGATCCGTGCCCTGCGCCTGCATGTCGAGCGCGAACAGGCGGCGCTGGAAGGCGACGACGTCGCCGGCCGCAGCTTCCTGCTGGGCGATTTCCACGTCTGCCTGTGCGAATCGTTCGGTAATCCATTGCTGGCCGACACGCTGCGCGACCTGACCACGCGCACCACGCTGACCGCCATGCAATACCAGTCATCGCATCACGCCAGGCAATCCTGCGCCGAACACGTCGGCATCGTCGCCGCCCTGGAAAACGGCGACCTGGAGCAGGCGGAACAATTGATGCACAGCCATTTATGCAACGTTGAAGCGGGCCTGGAAGAGTCGCTGCATAGTGGCCGTGGCCCGCTGTCGCCGCTGCAGCAGGCGCTGGCGCCGCTCAATGAAAATTTCGACAAGCAGTCATTCGCAATACCACCCCAGCTGAAGGAGTTTTAACATGAAATTTCCCAAGATTCTGTTTGCCATGGTCGCCGTTACCGCCCTGTTCAGCAGCACCGCCCGGGCCGATGCGCTTGACCAGATCGTCAAGAGCGGTGTGCTGAAGGTCGCGGTGCCGCAGGACTTCCCGCCGTTCGGCTCGGTCACCAGCGATCTCAAGCCACAAGGCCTGGATATCGACGTCGCCACCCTGATCGCCAAGAAACTGGGCGTCAAGGTCGAACTGGTGCCGGTCACCAGCGCCAACCGCGTGCCTTACCTGCAAACCAAGAAGGTAGACCTGATCATTTCCAGCCTTGGCAAGAACCCGGAGCGCGAAAAAGTCATCGATTTCAGCGAAGCCTATGCTCCTTTCTATAACGGCGTGTTCGGCGGCGCCGATCAGAAAGTCGCCAGCGCGGCCGACCTGGCCGGCAAGACCGTGGGCGTGACCCGCGGCGCGGTGGAAGACCTGGAACTGAGCAAGATCGCTCCAGCCAGCGCCACTATCAAGCGTTATGAAGACAATAACGGCACCATCAGCGCCTTCCTCTCGGGCCAGGTTCAATTGGTAGCAACCGGCAACGTGGTGGCGGCGGCGATCATCGCCAAGAATCCGCCGAAGAAGCCCGAAACAAAATTCCTGATCAAGAATTCGCCATGCTCGATCGGCCTCAACAAAGATGAGAAGAAGCTGCTCGACAAGGTCAACGCCATCCTGGCGGAAACCAAGAAGGACGGCGAACTGAACGCGATCAGCGTCAAGTGGCTGGGACTGCCGCTGCCGGCCAACCTGTAATTGCCAGCTGCGGAACCAGTCTCATGAGCTACCATTTTGATTTCCTGGCCGCGTTCGACTATCCCGCCGTGCTCATCAAGGGCGTGCTGGTCACGATCGAGCTGATCGCCATCGGCGGTGTGCTCGGCATCACGGTCGGCATCTGTGCGGCCTGGGCCAAGACCCAGGGACCGCGCTGGCTGCGGCCGCTGGTCAGCGCCTATGTCGAGCTGATCCGCAACACGCCGTTCCTGATCCAGCTGTTTTTCATCTTTTTCGGGCTGCCCGGAGTCGGTTTGCAAATCTCCGAGATGGAAGCGGCCTTGCTGGCCATGGTGATCAACCTGGGCGCCTACAGCTGCGAAATCATCCGCGCCGGCATCGCCGCCGTGGCGCGCGGGCAGATCGAAGCCGGCCTCAGCCTGGCGATGACCCGCATGCAGATCTTCCGCCACGTGATCCTGCCGCCGGCCTTGCAAAAGATCTGGCCGGCTCTGTCGAGCCAGGTGGTGATCGTGATGCTGGGTTCGGCGGTCTGCTCGCAGATCGCGGTGGAAGAACTCGCTTACGCGGCCAATTTCATCCAGGGCCGCAATTTCCGTTCGTTTGAATCCTATCTGTTGTCCACCGCCATCTACCTGTTGCTGGCCATCGGCCTACGCCAGTTATTGCACCTGCTCGGCAACCTGTTGTTCGGACGGCGGACGCCAAAGGGGGCTGCATGATTTCGTTCTCACTGTGGGATATCGTGCGCAACCTGCTGCTGGCCTTGCGCTGGACCGTGCTGCTGTCGCTGGCCTCGTTTGCCCTCGGCGGCCTGCTCGGCCTGATCGTGCTGTTCCTGCGCACCTCCAAGCAGACCTGGCTGCGGCGCGTCACCAAGATGTACATCGAACTGTTCCAGGGCACGCCGTTGCTGATGCAATTGTTCCTGGCCTTTTTCGGCCTGGCGCTGTTCGGCCTCGACGTTCCGGCCTGGCTGGCGGCGGGCCTGGCGCTGACCTGCTGGAGCAGCGCCTACCTGGCGGAAATCTGGCGCGGCTGCGTGGAAGCGATTCCGCGCGGCCAGTGGGAAGCATCGTCGTCGCTGGCGATGACCTATCTGCAGCAGATGCGCCATGTGATCCTGCCGCAAGCCTTGCGCATCGCGATTCCGCCTACCGTCGGTTTCAGCGTGCAAATCGTCAAAGGCACCGCGGTCACCTCGATCATCGGCTTCGTCGAGCTGTCGAAAGCCGGCACCATGATCACCAACGCCACCTTCCAGCCGTTCACGGTGTATGCCGTGGTCGCGCTGATGTACTTCGCGTTGTGCTGGCCGCTGTCCAAATACAGTCAGTCTCTGGAAAGGAAATTCAATGGCACTCATCGCGATTGACAATGTAAAGAAGAGCTTCGGCGACAACCAGGTGCTGAAGGGCATCCGGCTGGACGTGGAAGCCGGCGAAGTGATCGCCATCATCGGCAAGAGCGGCTCCGGCAAGAGCACCCTGCTGCGCTGTATCAACGGCCTGGAAAGCATAGACGAGGGCAATATCAGCGTCGGCGGCGCCCACCTGGGCAAGAGCGAGCTGGAACTGCGCGCGCTGCGCCTCAAGGTCGGCATGATCTTCCAGCAGTTCAACCTGTTTCCTCACCTGACAGTCGGCCGCAATGTGATGCTGTCGCCGATGATCGTCAAAGGCACTAGCGAAGCGGCGGCTCGCAAGTCGGCGCAAGACAACCTGGCGCGGGTCGGCCTGGCGGAAAAATTCGACGCCTACCCGGACCAGCTGTCCGGCGGCCAGCAGCAGCGGGTAGCGATTGCGCGTGCGCTGACGATGCAGCCGCAGGCGCTGCTATGCGACGAGATTACCTCGGCGCTGGACCCTGAACTGGTGAACGAAGTGCTGACCGTGGTGCGCAGCCTGGCGGAAGAAGGCATGACCTTGCTGATGGTGACCCATGAAATGCGCTTCGCCCGCGAAGTCTGCGACCGTGTGGTGTTCATGCATCAGGGAAAAGTGCATGAAATCGGGCCGCCGGAAGAGATTTTTGCACATCCGAAAACGGCCGAGCTGCAGCAGTTTCTGGGGGCTGCCAACTGACGGCAGGCTGCCTGAAAATGGCAGCTTGTTGGCAAAAACGGGGGAACGCTTGCGCAATTCTGTAAAATTGCGGATTAGGCACCGTTAATAATGGAAGCACACATGAATTCAATAAGCACCACCCCGCCGCTTGCAGCAGACCTTGTTTCCTTCATCGAAGGCTTGCCGAAAGCGGAATTGCACCTGCATATCGAAGGCACGCTGGAACCAGAATTACTGTTTGCACTGGCACAACGCAACAACGTCACTCTACCCTACGCGTCGGTCGAGGAACTGCGCGCAGCCTACGCTTTCACCGACCTGCAATCCTTCCTCGACCTCTACTACGCCGGCGCCGCCGTGCTGCAGACCGAGCAGGATTTTTATGACATGACCATGGCCTACATCGTCCGCTCGCGCGCCGACAATGTCCGCCATTCTGAAATTTTCTTCGACCCGCAAACCCATACCGAGCGCGGCATCGCCATCGAGGTGGTGTTCGCCGGCATCGCTCGCGCCTTGCGCGAGGCGCGCGACCAGCACGGCTTCAGCAGCGCCATCATCATGTCCTTCCTGCGCCATCTGTCGGAAGAAGACGCCTTCGCCACATTGGAAGCAGCGCTGCCGCTGCGCGCCGAGTACCGCGACCTGTGGATAGGCATCGGCCTGGATTCAGCCGAGCGCGGCAATCCGCCGGAAAAATTTGCGCGAGTGTTCGCGCGCTGCCGCGAACTCGGCTTCCACCTGGTCGCCCATGCCGGCGAAGAAGGTCCGCCGCAATACGTTTCGGATGCGCTGGATATGCTGCATGTCGAGCGCATCGATCACGGCGTCCGCAGCGAAGAAGATCCGGCCCTGATGAAACGCCTGGCGGAACAGCGCATTCCGCTGACGGTATGCCCGCTCTCCAACCTCAAGCTGTGCGTGGTCGACGACATGCGCAAGCACAACCTGGCGCGCCTGCTGCACGCCGGCCTGGCGGTCACCGTCAACTCTGACGATCCGGCCTATTTCGGCGGCTACATGAATGCCAATTTCCTGGCGGTGGCGGCGTCGCTGCGCCTGAGCCGCACCGAACTGGTGATGCTGGCGCGGAATGCCTTTGAAGCGACTTTCCTGCCGGCTGCGGCCAAACAGCAGTTGCTGCTGGAGCTGGATGGCTATTGCATGGCGCATTGATTCCGCTGGTTTAGCCGGCGCCGTTTGAGACGCTGGCGGACTTACCGCAACCCGCCTCGCCAGTCTGGCGTGGCGGGTTTTTCATATGCGCGCCGCGGACAAAAAAAAGGTTCTTCACGGATTATCGGGAAGTAATCTAGAAATGGGAAAGCGGTGAAGTAAGTTTAAACTTGTTGTGCGACCAACAGTTTCTACCCAACCCCACCGCTTTCAATGACGGATAATAATCTTGACCTCCCATTCTGGGAAGGCTTTCGCGTCTGGAATTTTGACCGACGCGACGACGACACTTGGATCAGCCTTGTGCCCACTGACGGCGCGCCAATGATTTGCTCCGGCTGTGAGCAATCTTGTTCCCAAGTTCACGAGACCTCATACGTGACATGCCGATGCTCGGCGATTCTGTGTGGCTGCAGGTGAATCTTCGGCGGCTGCGCTGCGATTCCTGTGGCACACGCACCGAGCGTGTGAAGTGGCTGGATCGGCACGCACGCATTACTCAGCGTCTGGCCCAATTCGTTGGTCTATGGTGCGAGAAGCTACCTGCGGCTCACGTCTGCAAGCTGTCCGGGCTGCACTGGGAAACGGTGCGCAAGATCGACCGACAACGCCTGGAGGGTAAATTGGCTGAGCTGCCTGACGCCCAGCCAACCAGGCTAGTGATGGATGAATTCGCGCTGTTCAAAGGACATCGCTATGCCACGGTTGTCCTCGATGCCGACACGCGCCGCGTTCTCTGGGTTGGCGAGGGTCGTAGCAGAGAGGCAATTCGCGTGTTCTGTGAATGGCTAGGGCCGGCGCGTTGCGCCGATATAAAGGCAGTGGCCATGGACATGAATACGGCTTTCGACCTCGAAGTCCAGCTGCATTGCCCGCAAGCCAGAGTGGTCTACGACCTGTTTCATGTGATTGCCAAATACGGTCGGGAGGTGATCGACAGGGTGCGCGTGGACGAGGCCAATCGCCTTAAAGGCGATCTCCCTATGAGGCGTGTCGTCAAGCGCGCCCGATGGCTGTTGTTGCGCAATCGCAGCAACGTGCCGTCCGAGCAGCAGCCGAAATTGGACGAACTGCTAGCTGCAAACAAAGCATTGATGACGGTCTACATTATGAAGGCCAGTCTGAAGGAACTATGGCAGGCCACTAGCGCTTGGCATTGGCGCAACGCCTGGCGCGCCTGGCTAAAGATGGCCCATGACAGTAGCATCGAGCCACTACAGAAATTTGCCAAAAAGCTCAAAATCTACTGGCGTGGAATCATAGCCAGGGTACGCTGGCCGATGCACACAGGGCAGCTCGAAGGAATTAACAATCGCATCAAAGTGATGAAGCGCATGGCATACGGATACCGGGATAGCGCCTTCTTCTTCCTGAAGATTAAAGCCGCCTATCCCGGTAATCCGTGAAGAACCAAAAAAAAGCCCGCAGCGCTAAGGCTTGCGGGCTGAATCCAAACCTAGGAGGTGTTGGAGGAGACAGGTGTGACTATAGCAATACGACCCATGTTTGTATGCTTTATAGTTCACATACCTGATATTCGGGAAGTGCATAACAAAACTCAAAACCAGCGCTTGCATAGTCCTTGCCACCGGGACAGTTTGCGTACATCATTGAGAGGCAGCCAGATAGCCTGCCCTATCGATCCCGTCTGACTCTGCGCAACCGTATTATCGTGGAGAACATGATGGACAACGTACTTGCTGCACCTCTTCTCACTAAAGCCGGGATCCTGTTTTCGGTAACAGTCGAGTTCAAACAATATCAATGCCTGGTGCCGGCAACCACCCTTTCCGACCTGTCGCATTCGAAAGATCCCAAGCTCGACCTGCTCGATACCTATCGGGCTTTCCAGAGCAAGATCGAAGGCGTCGCCCGCCGCCTGATTAGCGCCGGCCTGGAAGGAAAACCGCTGGTGGTCAGCACCGGCTATTTTCAATAATCCGGACGCTGCCCGGAATTCCTCAAGCCATCGCAGGCAATCACGGCCTGCAACGGCGGTTCACATTCCGCTTCAATTGTTAAGCAGAGCGCGCCGCTTCAACAGCGCTTCGCGCAGCTTGTCGTAGCCCAGATTGAACAGGAAAGTATAGGGTAGGAAGAACATCAGTAAGCCGATGTCGAGGATCAGTGCATCGAGCAAGCTCATGTCCAGCCACCACGCCACCAGCGGCACCACGATCGCCACCAGGCCCAGTTCGAACGTGACAGCATGCACCGCCCGGACCGCCATGGTGCGGACT
The sequence above is a segment of the Collimonas sp. PA-H2 genome. Coding sequences within it:
- a CDS encoding multidrug/biocide efflux PACE transporter, coding for MNTNKTWGERITHALIFEALAVGLTAPVLSWVMKMPMAHAGALTLMISLVAMSWNMIFNAMFDRVERHWRIVRTMAVRAVHAVTFELGLVAIVVPLVAWWLDMSLLDALILDIGLLMFFLPYTFLFNLGYDKLREALLKRRALLNN